In Phaeobacter gallaeciensis DSM 26640, a genomic segment contains:
- a CDS encoding aminotransferase gives MAPVIYPTTNFTATEQLCLERGEGIYVFDSDGRKYIEGLAGLWCTSLGYSNTEVMDAITEQLHRLPFSHTFGGKTHQPIQDLADKLAAMVPVEDPYIFFGNSGSDANDTHYKMLRYYFNAIGKPEKRKIITRERGYHGVTVAAGSLTSLPANLAHFDAPLEALHILRADSPHYYTARKGNETEAQFVERILKNLEDQILAEDPDTIAAMIVEPITGASGVIVPPEGYYEGLQALLRKYGILVWADEVICGFGRTGADFGCTTMGITPDLMTFAKQLSSAYFPISASVIPGWMYEAMVDQTNEVGVFGHGYTYSGHPAACAAALKTLEIYERDNLFDHAAEVGGYMQAQLREIFTDHPLVGEVRGKGLIAALELVSNKTTGASFEKGPAGATAQRLCQDNGLILRAVAGNAVALCPPLIITREEVDEMLTRLKTAIDASYEELKTGGHLAH, from the coding sequence ATGGCCCCGGTCATCTATCCCACCACCAATTTCACCGCCACTGAACAGCTTTGCCTTGAGCGGGGCGAAGGCATCTATGTGTTCGACAGCGACGGGCGCAAATATATCGAAGGGCTGGCGGGTCTCTGGTGTACCTCGCTGGGCTACAGCAACACGGAGGTGATGGATGCGATCACCGAGCAACTCCATAGGCTGCCGTTCTCCCATACCTTTGGTGGAAAGACGCATCAGCCGATCCAGGATCTGGCGGATAAGCTGGCGGCAATGGTGCCGGTGGAGGATCCCTATATCTTCTTCGGAAACTCCGGCTCGGATGCCAATGACACCCATTACAAGATGCTGCGCTATTACTTCAACGCCATCGGCAAGCCGGAAAAACGCAAGATCATCACCCGTGAGCGTGGCTATCACGGCGTCACCGTGGCCGCAGGTTCACTGACCTCCCTGCCCGCGAACCTGGCGCATTTTGACGCGCCGCTGGAGGCACTGCATATCCTGCGCGCCGACTCGCCGCATTACTACACCGCCCGGAAGGGCAATGAGACCGAAGCGCAGTTTGTTGAGCGGATCCTGAAAAACCTTGAGGATCAAATCCTTGCTGAGGATCCCGACACGATTGCCGCGATGATCGTGGAGCCGATCACCGGTGCCTCGGGCGTGATCGTGCCGCCGGAGGGGTATTATGAGGGGCTGCAGGCACTGCTGCGCAAATATGGCATCTTGGTCTGGGCGGATGAGGTGATCTGTGGCTTTGGTCGCACCGGTGCGGATTTCGGCTGCACCACCATGGGCATCACGCCGGATCTGATGACCTTCGCCAAGCAGCTGTCGTCCGCCTATTTCCCGATCTCTGCCTCGGTCATTCCGGGCTGGATGTATGAGGCGATGGTGGATCAGACCAATGAGGTGGGCGTGTTTGGGCACGGCTATACCTATTCCGGTCACCCCGCCGCCTGTGCGGCAGCACTGAAGACGCTGGAGATTTACGAGCGCGACAACCTGTTTGACCATGCCGCCGAGGTGGGCGGCTACATGCAGGCGCAGCTGCGGGAGATTTTCACCGATCATCCGCTGGTGGGCGAGGTGCGCGGCAAGGGATTGATCGCGGCGCTGGAGCTGGTGTCGAATAAAACCACCGGCGCGAGCTTTGAAAAAGGTCCCGCGGGGGCAACCGCGCAGCGGTTGTGTCAGGACAATGGGCTGATCCTGCGGGCGGTGGCTGGCAATGCCGTGGCGCTGTGCCCGCCGCTGATCATCACCCGCGAAGAAGTTGACGAGATGCTGACCCGTCTGAAGACTGCGATTGACGCCAGTTACGAGGAGCTGAAGACCGGTGGTCACCTGGCGCATTAA
- a CDS encoding NaeI family type II restriction endonuclease produces the protein MKQKLPPSQVSPGHADYALLSALAQDITTRAGGLMELTRSVPAMLRDCIDDVILTAKTGRRAYEDLEKTEKTYIGTRVEIELRALLRLPKGRLDTEILGHDVDIKHTMGSNWMIPTEAVDQPCILVAADEPRAHCYLGLIVARRDYLTAGQNKDAKRSISAQGFEHILWLLSDQPYPANFWRLLPEVTVENIFAGDSGNARMATLFREVQRQPIPRDVVEAVAAQKDFMRRIRSDGGHGTRDLLARDGIVILEGRKDAQLIRALDLPHCSGSEFISAQLTTLAEARLVASAGHAGCEDFFDKA, from the coding sequence ATGAAACAGAAACTGCCGCCCAGCCAGGTCAGCCCCGGTCACGCCGATTACGCCCTACTGTCTGCATTGGCGCAGGACATCACCACCCGCGCGGGCGGGCTGATGGAGTTGACCCGCAGCGTCCCCGCAATGCTGCGCGACTGCATTGACGATGTGATCCTGACTGCCAAAACTGGGCGGCGCGCCTATGAGGATCTGGAAAAGACCGAAAAGACCTATATCGGCACGCGGGTGGAGATTGAGCTGCGCGCGCTGCTGCGGCTGCCGAAGGGGCGGCTGGACACCGAAATCCTCGGCCATGACGTGGATATCAAACACACCATGGGCAGCAATTGGATGATCCCGACCGAAGCGGTGGATCAGCCCTGCATTCTGGTGGCCGCTGATGAGCCACGGGCGCACTGTTATCTGGGGCTGATTGTGGCGCGGCGCGATTATCTGACCGCTGGGCAGAACAAGGACGCCAAACGGTCGATCTCGGCGCAGGGGTTTGAGCATATCCTCTGGCTGCTGTCCGATCAGCCTTACCCGGCTAATTTCTGGCGCCTGCTGCCAGAGGTCACCGTGGAGAACATCTTTGCAGGAGACAGTGGTAATGCGCGGATGGCGACGCTGTTCCGGGAGGTGCAGCGTCAGCCCATTCCGCGGGACGTTGTGGAGGCGGTGGCGGCGCAGAAGGATTTCATGCGGCGGATCCGTTCGGACGGCGGCCATGGCACCCGCGACCTTCTGGCGCGCGATGGCATCGTCATCCTTGAGGGGCGTAAGGATGCGCAGCTGATCCGCGCGCTCGACCTGCCTCATTGCAGTGGATCCGAATTCATCTCCGCGCAGCTGACCACCCTGGCGGAGGCCCGGCTGGTGGCGAGCGCCGGCCACGCGGGCTGCGAAGATTTTTTCGACAAGGCGTAA
- a CDS encoding DNA cytosine methyltransferase encodes MLTSVELCAGAGGQALGLEKAGFDHTALVEIDKHCCATLRHNRPQWNVLEEDVRAFKEDADAYRGIDLLAGGLPCPPFSVAGKQLGEKDERNLFDDAIEIVAATRPRAVMIENVRGFLDAVFHDYREKLKKQLAKLGYETDWRLLNASDYGVPQLRPRVAIVALRKEFSGQFNWPDPLPHNPRTVGETLLDLMKERGWRGADDWAAKADEIAPTIVGGSKKHGGPDLGPTRARRAWAALGVEGRTIAYEAPDPFHNDMPRLTVRMVARIQGFPDSWHFTGAKTNAYRQVGNAFPPPVAEAVARQIRQAIARPNLTVVRSPASGR; translated from the coding sequence ATGCTCACATCGGTAGAACTCTGCGCAGGGGCAGGCGGTCAGGCGCTCGGGCTTGAGAAGGCCGGATTTGACCACACCGCGCTGGTTGAAATCGACAAACACTGCTGCGCCACCCTGCGCCACAATCGCCCCCAGTGGAACGTGCTTGAGGAAGATGTCCGCGCTTTCAAGGAGGACGCCGACGCCTATCGCGGTATTGATCTGCTGGCTGGCGGACTGCCCTGCCCACCATTTTCCGTCGCTGGCAAACAGCTCGGTGAGAAAGACGAGCGCAATCTCTTTGATGACGCCATCGAAATTGTTGCCGCCACCCGCCCCCGTGCGGTGATGATCGAAAACGTGCGCGGCTTTCTTGATGCGGTCTTCCATGATTACCGCGAGAAGCTGAAGAAGCAGCTCGCCAAGCTTGGCTATGAGACCGACTGGCGGCTCCTGAATGCCTCCGACTACGGCGTACCGCAGCTGCGCCCACGGGTAGCGATTGTTGCCCTGCGCAAGGAATTTTCCGGTCAGTTCAACTGGCCCGATCCCCTGCCGCATAATCCGCGCACCGTGGGTGAGACGCTGCTCGACCTGATGAAGGAACGCGGCTGGCGCGGGGCGGACGACTGGGCCGCCAAGGCCGATGAAATCGCCCCGACCATTGTCGGCGGCTCCAAGAAACACGGCGGGCCGGATCTGGGTCCGACACGGGCGCGGCGCGCCTGGGCAGCCCTGGGCGTTGAGGGGCGCACGATCGCCTATGAGGCGCCAGACCCCTTCCACAACGATATGCCGCGCCTCACGGTGCGGATGGTGGCGCGCATTCAGGGCTTTCCTGACAGCTGGCATTTCACAGGTGCCAAGACCAACGCCTATCGCCAGGTCGGCAATGCTTTCCCGCCCCCGGTGGCGGAGGCGGTCGCGCGGCAAATCCGTCAGGCCATCGCACGCCCCAACCTGACGGTGGTGCGCAGCCCCGCCAGCGGGCGCTGA